The Phycisphaeraceae bacterium DNA segment GCCGTTGCTCGCAGAGGCCGCACCATCAAGGGGTAGTGGTCTCAGTGGAAATCTCCCCAACCGCCAGCATCGGGGCTTGACAGGCTCCCCGCGGTCGCTATTCTTCATTCGTTCACATGAAGGTCTGCGGAACCATCCCGGTCTCAGAACTCGCCCGGTCAGCCGACCTCGCCGGCGCCGCCGACGGTGCCGTCTGGCTTCAAGCGGGAAGGCAGCGTGTTGACGCCGCTCAGGCCGGGCTGCACGGCATCGACTTTTCCGGCGTGCGGATCGCAACCGTGAGTTGGCTACGCGAAGGCATCCTGGCGTTGCTCAAGTACGCGGTTGCGGTGCGGCCAGACCTTCGTTTCGTGGCGACCGGCCTGTCGGAGATTGTCCGGGAGGAGCTGGAAGTCGCCTTGGAGGCAACCGGCGGCGTCCTGATCGCCGCCGACATCAGCCCGGACCGGGTTCTGACCGCTCCGATCGTACTGGGTCGGCTCGATCCCGCGCTCCATGACACCTTGCAGGCTGTTGAAGGCCAGCTTGAGTTCGACGCCACATTCGTGTCACGGGCAATTCCCGGCGTCGGCCTGTCCGCCGCGAATAACCGACTCGCCGCATTGGAATCGAAGGGCATTCTTGTGTCCGAACGCCGTGGCCGGTCACGGCACTATCGGCCTCTCTTGGAGAATCTCCGCTATGGGTACCGAAATGATCGCCAAGGCGACGGACAGCTTCGAGCGCAAGCAGCGGAGATGCCTGGACCTGCTTGACGAACCCACACTCTTTACCGGCGTGCCGAAGCTCTCTCTTGCGCTTGTCGCGACGCCACGAGAAGGCCACGCGTTCAGTGTCGGCGACGAGTGCCGCCTCGCGCTCGATGCGAACCGCCGTTTGCTCGTGGTGCAGGGCGTGACGGTGGTGGGCCACGTGGAAAACCCTCCATCAAGCGTCATCGACATGATGCAGGGACCATGCCCAAGCGCGTTCGGACAGGTGAGCAGGATGTTCACCCTCACTGGCAAGGCGGAAGTGCAGCTGGAGTAGCCATGAACCAACCGCAAATCGCAACGCCGCTGACTGTGCGCGGGAAGAGGCTTGCCGACCCGTCGCTTTGGCATCAGCCCGGCGAGGAGATCAAGCTCGGCTGTTCAACCTGCCCGGAGCTCCGGCACTGCGGCGGTTTGAGCATCACCGCTCCCGCGTTCAGTTGCATGGACTTGTGCTGTGGCCAACCTGCGAACTGTCGCCGGTATGTTTGTCCCAAGCAACGACGCTACAGCACGCTCGTCAACGAGGCCGGCGGACTGGAATTGCGCCCATACAAGGGGCGTGTTACGCCCATGCTGGCGCTACCCGAGCATGTTCCCTGCATCTTGGACGCGGGAGATTTGGCGGGCCCGCTGCCGCTCTCCGTCGTCGCGCTCTCCCTCTACGCGATGATCGACAGCAAGTCCGGCCTTCCTCGCTTCGATTCCCGACAGGACCTCCTCGCGAGGTTCAAGATCAGTCCGGACGCCCGAATCGTGATCACCGCCACCGGCAAGGATCGCGATGTCGAACGGTTCTGGCATGTGTTCCGGGCGAAGAAGACCGCTGAGATCCTTCGGCTGCTGCGGCCCGCCCTGATCGCAACCCCGAACTTCTCAATGCACGCCGACACGGTGCGCCACGACAATCTTGTGAGCATGGCTCGAATCGCGTCATGCTTCGAGGAGTTTGCGGCGGCCGGCCTGCCGACCGCCGTGCATGTCAACGGACGAACGCCGCACGATTTCGCTCGCTGGATCGCCTACCTGAACGCATCGCCGTCAATCTATGCAGTGTCGTACGAGATGGGGACGATGGGACGCTCGGCTCCGCGTCGTGCATGGCACGCGGCCCAGCTCGCTGAGCTGGCACGCTCGGTTCAACGCCCGTTGAGCCTGTTGCTGCGAGGCGGGTTCCAGCACATTCCAGAGCTGTCCGAAGCCTTTGCCCGGGTGATCGTCGTAGATACGTCCGCCAACATGAAGGCAAAGATGCGCCAGAGTGCCCGCCGTGTCGGAGGCCGACTGGTTTGGAGTGCGAATCCGACCCCCGCAGGTCAGCCGATTGACGAGCTTCTTCTGCACAACGTCCGCGTATGCGGCCGATCGGTTCGGCAGTCCGCCCGTTCCCAAGTACAGAGTCCCGCCGCCGCCTACTCGTTTGCGAAAGCAGCCCCGGCGTTTAACAACTGACCTGGTTGATGAAGCGGGAGACGCGGCCCCTCTCCCGCTCCAAACCTCACCCTCTACCCCCCACGAGCAGGGTTGGGTCCGCGGCCGCGGAGGAGAAAGGCCTTGCCCGACGAGCTACCAACAAGCATGGAATCCCTGTTCGCCGAGCTGCGCAAGCAGACCGAGGCCAGCCAGGAGACGCACAAGGCGGTCGTCGAAGCTCCGGAATACCGAGCGGAGCTGGCCCGACTGGATCGTCTCATGTTCGACTTCATTGCGACGCTTCGCTTGTGCTGGTTTGCCACGACCAGAGCGGGCGATTGGGTCGACAAGTCACTGTTCATGCGCAGCATTGACGACCTCATGCAATCGGCCGTCCTGGTCCGAATGGCGGTCCATGAAGGGGCTCGGAACTCCGCTCGGCGCGAGTTGCGCTACATGATCGAACTGGCCATCAAGGCCCTCTTTGTCGATCAGAAAATGCCCACATCCCCGCTTGAGCATCGCCTTGTCTTCTTCGACCGGAAGTTGGATCCTGCCTCCATCACGCCCGTCAAGGAGCTGTCGTTCCACAACCTCACAGCTCCCGACGCTGAGCGGGTGGTCAAGAAACTGTTGGCCGCCTATTCCCGTGCGTGTGAATACGTCCACCCATCTGTCCGCCAGATCGAGGAGCGATTGGAACTGGCCGCCAAAGGCGTCAGTCCTGGGTTCGAGACGGCGGCCGAGCTACGCCAGTCAAATGACGAAGTGTTCGAGGGCTACTCCCTCGTCCTCGTCCTTTTGTTTGAGGCAATCGGCAGTTCCTTCGCGGGCGATATATGGGAAGCCGGCGGGCTTAGCGACCGAGAAGACTGGGTCTTTCACGGTCACCCGCTTGTCGCGGAAATTGACGCGTACTTCGACTACAAGGCCGAAAGGCAGGAGCGACTCCAAGTCATCAAGGACCGCCGAGCTAATCGTCTGGCTTATGCTAAGGCGGTTGATTGGCCGGTACTCAAGAGTCGTGATGCTCGCGGACCTTCAGATGGAAGGTCTTCCGAGGCAGCCGATAGACGGCAATCGCCATGACCCCTGCTCAGGCGTCCCTGAGCAATCGGGGGGGTCGCTATCCGCGTTTCACGGTTTCACGGCCGAGCAGACCCTTGATTCCGGGCTCCCAGGCCCGAATTCCCTCCACGAAGAGTTCAACTGGCGTACTGTCGCCCCGACTCCTCACTCGAAACGGAAGGCCACAAGGCCTTCCGTTTCTTCGTTTCGTCATCGGGTCTCCGCAGCCGAGACGCTGCAATCGAACCTCAGCGGCGAAACTCGCAGGCTCCGCTGCGCAGCGTCTCGTCTGCGCGGATGGGCCTCGGGCCCGCTCGCTGAAGGCGGAGCGCCTTCGCTCGCGATCCCATCGGCCCCTCCGCAGGATCTGGATCGCGGGGCTTGCGCCCCGGCGATGGCAAATCCTGTCGCCCCGACTTTCAGGACAAGGAAGATCCACTTGATGCACGCATCGAGTGGGTTTTCATTGCACCCGTCCGATTGGGATCGGTTCAAAACGATCGCACATGTTTCGAACATCGCGCGTTCAACCATTGAGATTGGCGCGGAATCGCGGACTCAGGAGTTCAAATCCTGTCACTCGCTTCGCGTTTGGCGTGCCGACGCGTGACATTGTCTGCAATGGCTCCGGGGATAGGACATACAAACCGGCACTTCTAGTTGCCCTCGCGCTTGAACTCGAAGCGCCGCGGGGTGCCGCCCTTGGTGAAGCCGATCGTGGCGGTCAGGGAACCCTCGGCAGAAAGTTCGTACACGATGCGCTTCGGGTAGTCGTGGCGCGGGTTGTCGAACACGGCGCGCGTGCCGCCCAGTTCCGTAAGCACGAATTCGGTCGGCTTCGCCCCGCCGGGCTGCGCGATGTAGACCAGCCCGCCGTCGTGCTCGATGATGCGCAGATACTCGAACGCGCCCATCTTGCCGCCCTTGACCGTGCGCGACACGGCGAGCATCGCGCCTCCCAGCGGCGGAGTCCATCGCTCCTCGATCGATATCGCGCCCCCCTCGCCCCGCGTTCCAACCCAAGCGCCGGCCAGCCAGAACAAGTCGCCAATCGTCGCCTTGGCCGGCGTGGGCAGCGGGATGTCCTGCGCGTGGCGGTAGAGCCCAACCGATTCAAACGGCAGAGTTGATTCGAACGACCCGGTCGACTCGTACGCAGAGCGAACGAGCAGTCCGTCGGTCGTCATGCGGAAATCCCGCCGGATAAGCCCGTCGGGCGCCTTGTCCGGCCCGCGCACGAACTCGATCTGATATTCGAACGTGCCGTCCTTCCATGAGCCGCGGTAGCGAGCGCTCCTTTCGGACTCCGCGATCTCAGTGACCGAACCGTCGAGCGCGACGCGCACATCGCGGCGCTGACCGCCATGGCCCCACACCAGGATGACCGCGCCCTCCTCGACGCTCAGCGTGAACGCGTTGCTCATGGGTGGCCCCAACTGCTCGAGGGTGCGGCCCTCCGTGCGGTCCTCCAAGTAGATCCACTCGCCGTCCAACGCGCGCAAGCCGTCGGCTTGGGCCGTCTGCGTCGAAGGCGAACTCGAGGCCTGCGTGGGGGCCGCGTCCGAGGCCATCGCAGTCGAGAGCGCGTCGACGATTCCGAGGGTTGCGAGAAATGCGAGTGCTGTGACGAGCGAAGTGAGCAAGCGCATGGAGGAATCTCCTATCGAGTCGCGAGTCGTGCGAACGGCGCACCTGCGTTGCGGCGAACTCGAGCCGCGCGTGGCTGCCTGCTAAGTGGCGCAATGTACCCGCCGGGCGGCGATCTGAAGCCCCCGGAGGCGGCTTCAGCGCCCCCGGGTGGGCGGGCCGATTGGATCACTCGACCATCGACATCAGCCGCTCAAGTTCAAGAACCTCAATTTCAGCGCAGGAACGCAGGAAAAGTTCAACTGGAGTCCACTCACCCCGATTCAGAGGAGTTATGGCTTCGGCAAGCGCCGGTGTCTGTGTCCCTGTGCGTTAAGGCGGTAGGCTACCGGATATGGCGACCAAAGATCCGCGCGTCGATGCGTATATCGAACAAGCGAACGACTTCGCCAAACCCATTCTGGTGAAGCTGCGGGCGATGGTGCATCAGGGCTGTCCCGACGTCGTCGAGACCATCAAGTGGGGCGCGCCGGCCTTCGAGTACAAGGGCCCGTTCTGCGGCATGGCGGCGTTCAAGAAGCACTGCGCATGCGGATTCTGGAAGTCCGAGCTGATCTTCAAGAACAGGAACTCCAGCGCCGCGAAGTTCGGCGACAAACTGAGCTGGGGAGTCAAGGTAAAGGACCCGGCCGCTGCGCGCATCACGGATGTCAAGGACCTCCCCTCAGATGCGGTGCTGCTGAGGATCATCAAAGAGGCCAGGAAACTCAATGACGAGGGCGTCCGGTTGCCGCCGCACAATCCCAGGCCCACGCCCCCGCCTCTGCCGAAGGACTTCAATGCCGCGCTGAAGAAGTCGAAGCAGGCCACCGCGAACTTCGAGGCGTTCTCACCCAGTCACAAGCGTGAGTACATCGAGTGGATCACCGGCGCCAAGCGCGTGGAGACGCGCCGGTCCCGCATCGCCACCGCAGTGGAGTGGATAACGGAAGGTAAGTCGCGGAATTGGAAGTACCAAAGGACATAGTCGTCCGCCAATGTGCACCCGTCGGGTTATCCCGGTGGAACGCCTTCACGGTTTCACGGCAGAAAAATCGGCGATTCTGGCCCCCAGGAGCGGATTCCCTGCACGAAAAGTTCTATTTGCGTACTGTCACCCCGATTTCACGGCTGTCCGGGTTGTGGCACACGACTTGCTGAGTCGTTCGCACTCAGAGCATCAGTATCGAGGGATCGCGAGCCGTCGTGTCATGGGCGTCTCTCCTGACTTCTTTGTCGCGCTCGGAGTCAGAGGTGCAGCAGCAACTTGGCGGTGGTGAAGTAAATCAGCAGGCCGGTGATATCCACCACAGTGGTCAGCGCCGGTGTGGAAACGACCGCTGGGTCCAACCGGAGGGCCTTGGCCAACATCGGCAGCCCCGCTCCGACGATCGTCGAGATCACGGTTTGGATCGAGAGCGCCACGGAGATGACCCAGGCAAGCTGCATCAGCGTGTACCCGGCGGGGAGTTCGGTGCCCCCGGAGAGGAAGAGAACCTTGCCGAACGCCAGAGCGCCCAGCAGCGTGCAGAGCATCAGCCCGATCGCGGCTTCCTTGAGAACCACCCGCCACCAGTCGCGAGCCGTCACCTCGCCGACCGCCAGGGCCCGCACGACCACTGTTGCAGCTTGACTGCCGACATTGCCCCCGGTGTCTGCGACCATCGGCATGTAGAACGCCAGGATCACCAGCGTTGTGAGCGCGTCCTCAAACCCGTGGATGACCATTCCCGAGATCAGTCCTGCGGCCGCCAGTCCCACGACCCAATAGACGCGCCGGTTGAAGTGCCTCCAGGCGGGCGTGGTCATGTACGACTCGTCGCCCTTTGGCGGCGCGACTGCGCCAATTCGGGCGAAGTCCTCCGTGACCTCGCGGCGGACGGCGTCGGCCACATCGTCGTG contains these protein-coding regions:
- a CDS encoding DUF4417 domain-containing protein, with amino-acid sequence MNQPQIATPLTVRGKRLADPSLWHQPGEEIKLGCSTCPELRHCGGLSITAPAFSCMDLCCGQPANCRRYVCPKQRRYSTLVNEAGGLELRPYKGRVTPMLALPEHVPCILDAGDLAGPLPLSVVALSLYAMIDSKSGLPRFDSRQDLLARFKISPDARIVITATGKDRDVERFWHVFRAKKTAEILRLLRPALIATPNFSMHADTVRHDNLVSMARIASCFEEFAAAGLPTAVHVNGRTPHDFARWIAYLNASPSIYAVSYEMGTMGRSAPRRAWHAAQLAELARSVQRPLSLLLRGGFQHIPELSEAFARVIVVDTSANMKAKMRQSARRVGGRLVWSANPTPAGQPIDELLLHNVRVCGRSVRQSARSQVQSPAAAYSFAKAAPAFNN
- a CDS encoding YdeI/OmpD-associated family protein, with the protein product MATKDPRVDAYIEQANDFAKPILVKLRAMVHQGCPDVVETIKWGAPAFEYKGPFCGMAAFKKHCACGFWKSELIFKNRNSSAAKFGDKLSWGVKVKDPAAARITDVKDLPSDAVLLRIIKEARKLNDEGVRLPPHNPRPTPPPLPKDFNAALKKSKQATANFEAFSPSHKREYIEWITGAKRVETRRSRIATAVEWITEGKSRNWKYQRT